In a single window of the Diachasmimorpha longicaudata isolate KC_UGA_2023 chromosome 16, iyDiaLong2, whole genome shotgun sequence genome:
- the LOC135170280 gene encoding leucine-rich repeat-containing protein egg-6-like — protein sequence MSFCETIASIVPLFIALDCEPHPPPPRHDALCEDSTGYVNMKDIGGQRIGKDFLQNSSFTCINLSGNNITEIEEGALNGMKDLIYLNLSGNQLSPEFLTTFSHPKLRVLVLDDAFADDSLPEDIPKSPTILSEFPKLQQLYLRRNNLEGLIVPSWHLSLPDIKQLYLDDNRLESTDFLTGLSRSLTHLSLANNHLSFFKTESLDNLEVLNLDNNQLSKLCENESCSEGVYLNNATNVRFLSLSNNNLSRMDQGAMKDLVNVKYLNLANNSLSEIPHLAFQNLTSLFDINLSNNGLQNIPDLCNLRKLKFLNLSHNFLLKSIKREAFCDLPDLDQIDLKYNGIPEKSPQIFFDIVSNLSSSFQI from the coding sequence ATGAGCTTCTGCGAGACGATAGCGTCGATAGTTCCTTTATTCATCGCATTGGATTGTGAGCCCCACCCACCTCCCCCTCGTCACGATGCCCTCTGTGAAGATAGCACTGGGTACGTGAACATGAAGGACATTGGCGGTCAGCGTATCGGGAAAGATTTTCTCCAGAATTCGTCCTTCACCTGCATCAACCTCTCGGGAAACAACATAACAGAAATCGAAGAAGGTGCCCTCAACGGCATGAAGGACCTAATTTACTTGAATCTGAGTGGGAACCAGCTGTCACCTGAATTCCTGACGACTTTCAGCCACCCAAAGCTGAGAGTTCTGGTGCTTGACGATGCTTTTGCTGATGACTCTCTCCCCGAAGATATACCAAAGTCTCCAACAATTCTCTCTGAATTTCCAAAACTGCAGCAGTTGTACCTGCGTCGGAATAATCTGGAGGGATTGATTGTGCCATCCTGGCACCTGAGTTTGCCCGACATCAAACAACTCTATTTGGATGACAACCGACTTGAGTCCACGGATTTTCTGACAGGATTATCTAGGAGCTTGACTCATTTGTCTCTCGCCAACAATCATCTGTCATTTTTCAAGACAGAATCACTCGATAATCTCGAAGTGCTGAATCTGGACAATAATCAACTCTCCAAATTATGTGAGAACGAGTCCTGCAGCGAAGgagtttatttaaataatgcgACAAATGTGCGATTTCTCTCGTTGTCCAACAATAATCTGTCCAGGATGGACCAAGGGGCAATGAAGGATCTGGTAAACGTGAAATACTTGAATCTAGCGAACAACTCCTTGTCCGAAATTCCACATTTAGCGTTCCAAAATCTCACGAGTCTGTTcgatattaatttatcaaataacGGCTTACAGAATATTCCCGATTTATGTAatttaagaaaattgaaatttttgaacTTGAGCCATAATTTCCTTCTTAAGAGTATAAAACGCGAAGCCTTCTGTGATTTGCCAGATCTGGATCAGATTGATTTAAAATACAATGGAATACCTGAAAAGTCACCTCAGATCTTCTTCGATATTGTTTCCAATTTGTCATCTTCCTTTCAAATATAA